In one Neobacillus sp. WH10 genomic region, the following are encoded:
- a CDS encoding retron Eco8 family effector endonuclease: MLEGVNTISILSIRFKNVKSLGNTYIDLRNINILIGRNGVGKTNIQKYLYYFYENLIENKLDTDIFDKENPYNNYAEISIKFDLKDFLEIGKSQPENEFFDKIRKLQERDSTLNLTFKQYKNNTVSWSHDYQERKLIKYLFPIYYLDVRNIDLYDWDNVWNIIGDLGQRRSEKEGEFSKELEKILKDIYGVKYFEYLVELKSEIEGLEYNVQPFNNSDKFKQIYKLNFGGEKFKFKKNNLDFYSKGYNSYNYLRIFYTILDKLHKSKVKNPIVIIDEPEIGLHPTLIDDLYKFIYSQNELIQTIIATHSPRIVKNALVFGGVNIFQIYERKLKTNVKKIKNLENKKSDKVISDKEASYFFSNGILFVEGVTEYEIFNNPTLKEFYPVLSEIEIFTYNSNNISLDVSHPFQRNLDIPYLLLLDMDKIVKYDNETKKFSISGDNYNPLKNQEIIRHEKYGYGIRRKLLNWRKRIVGISKKAEFNYNVDYLIFGDELFYTFRRLIKAYCKYYNVYPVHTTIEGTIVNKSSYEYFYDWLMDANTRYSDKDNLEIAYNKNENVSYKLNILKTVIEGNLEPLFKLSENNMSKCTISEIKEGYEIAYKLKKLKKGSGWISEFFNYIFDRFEAENQKSKFNSLFPELADIIKKLEVIMK, from the coding sequence TTGTTAGAGGGAGTGAATACCATAAGTATTTTAAGTATAAGATTTAAAAACGTAAAGAGTTTAGGTAATACTTATATTGATTTAAGAAATATAAATATTTTAATTGGGAGAAATGGCGTAGGAAAAACGAATATTCAAAAATATCTATACTATTTTTATGAGAATCTAATAGAAAATAAGTTAGACACAGATATATTTGACAAGGAAAATCCTTACAATAATTATGCAGAAATAAGTATAAAGTTTGATTTGAAAGACTTTTTAGAAATCGGTAAGAGTCAGCCAGAAAATGAGTTTTTTGATAAGATTAGAAAACTTCAAGAAAGAGATTCCACTTTGAACTTAACCTTTAAACAGTATAAAAATAATACTGTATCTTGGAGTCATGATTACCAAGAAAGAAAGTTAATAAAGTATTTATTTCCTATTTATTATTTAGATGTAAGAAATATTGATTTATACGATTGGGATAATGTCTGGAATATAATTGGTGATTTAGGTCAAAGAAGGAGTGAAAAAGAGGGAGAATTCTCAAAGGAATTAGAAAAAATTTTAAAGGATATCTATGGAGTAAAGTATTTTGAATATCTTGTTGAATTGAAATCTGAAATTGAGGGGTTAGAATATAATGTACAGCCTTTTAATAACAGTGATAAATTCAAACAAATTTACAAGTTAAATTTTGGAGGGGAGAAATTTAAATTTAAGAAAAATAATCTAGATTTTTACTCTAAAGGTTATAATTCTTATAATTATTTAAGGATATTCTATACAATTTTAGATAAACTGCATAAAAGTAAGGTGAAAAATCCTATTGTCATTATAGATGAACCAGAAATCGGATTGCACCCAACTTTAATTGATGACCTTTATAAGTTTATATATTCACAAAATGAACTAATACAAACTATAATTGCTACACATTCACCAAGGATTGTTAAAAATGCATTGGTATTTGGTGGTGTGAATATATTCCAGATATATGAGAGAAAACTCAAAACTAATGTTAAAAAAATTAAAAACCTAGAAAATAAAAAAAGTGATAAAGTTATTAGTGATAAAGAAGCTAGTTATTTTTTTTCAAATGGAATATTATTTGTCGAAGGTGTTACTGAATATGAGATATTTAATAACCCTACTTTAAAGGAATTTTATCCAGTATTATCTGAGATTGAAATCTTTACATATAATTCTAATAATATATCTTTAGATGTTTCTCACCCATTCCAACGTAATTTAGATATTCCATATCTACTTTTGCTAGATATGGATAAAATAGTGAAATATGATAATGAAACGAAAAAATTTTCTATATCTGGAGATAACTATAACCCGTTAAAAAACCAAGAAATAATAAGACATGAAAAATATGGATATGGAATAAGAAGAAAATTGTTAAATTGGAGGAAAAGGATTGTAGGTATTTCAAAGAAAGCTGAATTTAATTATAACGTAGACTATTTAATATTTGGAGACGAACTATTTTATACTTTCCGAAGACTTATAAAAGCTTATTGTAAATATTATAATGTCTATCCCGTTCATACAACAATTGAAGGTACCATAGTAAATAAGTCAAGCTATGAATATTTCTATGATTGGTTAATGGATGCTAACACAAGGTATTCTGATAAGGATAATTTAGAAATTGCGTATAATAAAAATGAAAATGTATCATATAAATTAAATATTTTAAAGACAGTAATTGAAGGAAACCTAGAACCGCTATTTAAATTAAGTGAAAATAATATGTCAAAATGTACTATCTCGGAAATAAAAGAAGGATATGAGATTGCTTATAAGTTAAAAAAGTTAAAAAAAGGGTCAGGGTGGATTTCAGAGTTTTTCAATTATATTTTTGATAGATTTGAAGCAGAAAATCAAAAATCAAAATTTAATAGTCTTTTTCCAGAATTAGCTGATATAATAAAAAAGTTAGAAGTAATAATGAAGTAA
- a CDS encoding reverse transcriptase family protein: MDIFDEVPSIEDINKYYDTFNIQVNKKQRTINAVKQGSLLRKLQEKLLENFLENIPLSDCVCGFVKRKNYLDFLIPHCEKKYFLRIDIKDFFNSLKDNLVRDTLSEYIDIKIPDEKENVIDEIITITTLNGSLPQGAITSPQLSNILMRRIDIRIRKYCEKFKVEYTRYADDMLFSSDNPEITKSFFIGKLKEILKDINLKINSKKVIKTKDKIILNGYVVSNNISLTRKKLKKLNTLLYAFEYSGSIKKYPQTFSEYIKRLKTVNSSLIDLSEGDERSKVQIINYLAGYRAFLLSFNALSMKDYTCDFSNRIKRTEIILEKLSDIK, translated from the coding sequence ATGGATATTTTTGATGAGGTTCCCTCGATAGAAGATATCAATAAATACTATGATACATTTAATATTCAAGTTAACAAAAAGCAAAGAACAATTAATGCAGTAAAGCAAGGTAGTTTGTTACGTAAATTACAAGAAAAGCTTCTGGAAAATTTTTTAGAGAATATACCATTGTCAGACTGCGTTTGTGGGTTTGTAAAAAGGAAAAACTACTTGGATTTCCTAATCCCCCATTGTGAAAAAAAATATTTCTTAAGAATTGATATAAAAGACTTTTTTAACTCGTTGAAAGATAATTTAGTTCGGGATACTTTGTCAGAATATATTGATATTAAAATTCCTGACGAAAAGGAAAATGTTATTGATGAAATTATTACCATAACTACACTAAATGGTAGTCTCCCTCAAGGTGCGATTACTTCTCCACAACTATCAAATATACTCATGAGAAGAATAGACATTAGAATTAGAAAGTATTGTGAAAAGTTTAAAGTAGAATATACAAGATATGCTGATGATATGTTGTTTTCTTCGGATAATCCTGAGATAACTAAGTCCTTTTTTATAGGTAAATTAAAAGAAATATTGAAGGATATAAATTTAAAAATAAATTCAAAAAAGGTAATTAAAACTAAAGACAAGATTATCTTGAATGGATATGTTGTATCAAATAATATCTCATTAACAAGAAAAAAACTGAAAAAATTGAATACACTTCTTTATGCTTTTGAATATAGTGGCTCAATTAAAAAGTATCCTCAAACATTCTCAGAGTATATTAAGAGGTTAAAAACAGTTAATTCTAGCCTTATAGATTTGTCCGAGGGTGATGAACGGTCTAAGGTTCAAATAATAAATTACCTTGCTGGATACAGAGCCTTTCTATTGTCTTTTAATGCATTATCAATGAAAGATTATACCTGTGATTTTTCTAATAGAATAAAAAGAACAGAAATAATTTTGGAAAAACTATCAGATATCAAATAA
- a CDS encoding BglII/BstYI family type II restriction endonuclease encodes MRKKPIRAQFMNIDEAEEWVERINGNLIITEENQIFFRHADLYLANFEEMKYDLVRTLEMQLHGLKLFTEKKKDFFARRLAADSLNTALKRNLRLHMPNLKFEVEFKEGVFYDSPKIGGFDFGLFDDLYNLINFRNYCFGRRRIHDGKKIWQKEITKREDWTELADAYDLESFEKGVDISYNKRVPTIMGEVQFGNWGLVYYDLLKTIQIEQTFEIDLFVYITAAGNLSKYISAGTVNFDRTKDALEEFKNILKFPIWVIGVDFE; translated from the coding sequence GTGAGAAAAAAACCAATTAGAGCCCAGTTTATGAACATTGATGAAGCTGAAGAATGGGTTGAACGAATTAATGGTAATTTAATAATTACTGAAGAAAATCAGATTTTTTTTCGACACGCAGACCTTTACTTAGCTAACTTTGAAGAAATGAAATACGACCTTGTTAGGACTCTTGAAATGCAATTACATGGATTAAAACTTTTTACAGAAAAGAAAAAGGATTTTTTTGCTAGACGATTAGCTGCTGACAGTTTAAATACTGCATTAAAACGTAACTTAAGATTACATATGCCCAATTTGAAATTCGAAGTTGAATTTAAAGAAGGGGTTTTTTATGATTCCCCTAAAATCGGTGGTTTTGATTTTGGACTTTTTGATGACTTGTATAATTTAATAAATTTTAGAAATTACTGTTTTGGCAGAAGGAGAATTCATGATGGTAAAAAAATATGGCAAAAGGAAATAACTAAAAGAGAAGATTGGACTGAATTAGCCGACGCATATGATTTAGAATCATTTGAAAAAGGTGTAGATATCTCATATAACAAAAGAGTTCCCACTATTATGGGAGAAGTTCAATTTGGAAATTGGGGATTAGTCTATTATGACCTTCTAAAGACAATTCAGATTGAACAAACTTTTGAGATTGATTTATTCGTTTATATTACCGCTGCAGGTAACCTTTCAAAATACATAAGTGCTGGTACTGTTAATTTTGATAGAACCAAAGATGCATTAGAAGAGTTTAAGAACATACTCAAGTTTCCGATTTGGGTTATTGGAGTTGATTTTGAGTAA
- a CDS encoding tyrosine-type recombinase/integrase, producing MLLKFAIQDFKDDREFKNLSEQTIKTYMIQLNEFQAYCSEKEILNVEDITANTMKLYFLYCMKSKMNNPVTVNTKIKNLKAFFNYMVEADVINEKRNPMSKIEKAKTDTKIEVFSDNHIRQMLNYYRRLKNREHSFHAYRDYTIILTLLGSGMRLGELCNLKWKEVDLVTGTIIVFGKNRTQASIPITDKLVKELAEYKIFCQQYFSEPSEQVFINKENKPMTANEVKNVFKRLKTIMNFKDVRLSAHTFRHTFAHRFLMNGGDVFTLKQMLRHSSLKMTEKYLAIWGTALRDQNEKYNPLSTLDV from the coding sequence ATGTTGTTGAAATTTGCTATCCAAGATTTTAAAGATGATAGGGAGTTCAAGAACCTATCCGAACAAACAATTAAAACGTATATGATTCAACTAAATGAGTTTCAAGCCTACTGTTCAGAAAAGGAAATCCTTAATGTAGAAGATATAACGGCAAATACCATGAAATTATATTTCCTGTATTGTATGAAATCAAAAATGAATAATCCCGTTACCGTCAATACAAAGATAAAAAATTTAAAAGCATTTTTCAATTACATGGTTGAAGCGGATGTGATTAATGAGAAAAGAAATCCAATGTCTAAGATTGAGAAGGCTAAGACAGACACTAAAATAGAAGTATTTAGCGATAATCATATCAGACAAATGTTGAACTACTATAGAAGGTTAAAGAATAGAGAACACTCGTTTCATGCATATAGGGATTATACAATAATATTAACCTTACTTGGGAGTGGAATGCGTTTAGGTGAGTTATGTAATCTTAAATGGAAAGAGGTAGACCTAGTAACGGGAACGATTATTGTGTTCGGTAAAAATCGTACCCAAGCAAGTATTCCTATTACTGATAAGTTGGTAAAAGAACTTGCAGAATATAAGATTTTTTGTCAACAATACTTTTCAGAACCCTCTGAACAGGTATTTATTAATAAAGAAAACAAGCCTATGACGGCCAATGAAGTGAAAAATGTCTTTAAGCGACTAAAAACAATAATGAACTTTAAAGATGTTAGGTTATCAGCACACACGTTCAGACATACCTTTGCACATAGGTTTTTGATGAATGGAGGAGATGTATTTACACTCAAACAAATGTTACGTCACAGTAGCTTGAAAATGACTGAAAAATATTTGGCTATTTGGGGAACTGCACTAAGAGACCAAAATGAAAAGTACAATCCTTTAAGTACTTTAGATGTATAG
- a CDS encoding phage antirepressor KilAC domain-containing protein translates to MKNLEIFDNREFGKLGILDVNGKLMFPAKRCAELLGYKDVNKAVKQHCKEEGWAFHPVPTNGGNQNMKFITEGNLYRLIIKSKLPQAEQFERWVFEEVIPQIRQTGGYIPVKEEESEEEILAKASLVVQKTLDKKDEIIKLQQKKIKEQEVIVQSYNRMIASDGLFSMKEVAQLLDFEIGRNKLFAFLREKNVLDNHNLPYEEHRKTGRFKVKLFEIDGITVTTTLVTLKGIDYINKLIMKNGMYTPCKEVS, encoded by the coding sequence ATGAAAAATTTAGAAATATTTGATAATAGAGAATTTGGTAAATTAGGAATTTTAGATGTTAATGGTAAGTTAATGTTCCCTGCGAAAAGATGTGCCGAGTTGTTAGGATATAAAGATGTTAATAAAGCAGTAAAACAACATTGTAAAGAAGAGGGGTGGGCGTTTCACCCAGTCCCTACTAATGGTGGAAATCAAAATATGAAATTTATTACAGAGGGAAATCTCTATCGTCTTATTATTAAATCAAAATTACCACAAGCAGAACAGTTTGAAAGGTGGGTGTTTGAAGAAGTTATTCCTCAAATAAGACAAACAGGTGGCTATATTCCTGTAAAAGAAGAAGAATCTGAAGAAGAAATATTGGCTAAAGCATCATTAGTTGTTCAAAAGACGTTGGATAAAAAAGACGAAATTATCAAATTACAACAGAAAAAAATCAAAGAGCAGGAGGTTATTGTTCAATCATACAACAGAATGATTGCATCTGATGGACTATTCAGTATGAAAGAAGTTGCTCAGTTACTAGACTTTGAGATTGGTAGAAATAAATTATTTGCATTTCTAAGAGAAAAGAATGTCTTAGATAATCACAACTTGCCATATGAAGAACATCGAAAAACAGGGAGATTTAAGGTTAAATTGTTTGAAATAGATGGAATAACGGTTACTACAACATTGGTTACATTAAAAGGTATCGATTATATCAATAAATTGATAATGAAAAATGGAATGTACACCCCTTGTAAGGAAGTTAGCTAA
- a CDS encoding endonuclease NucS domain-containing protein translates to MFTIGLKADKYQKGLMKMKEVQFHEILISNPDLIEEGCVFLESEVNLSGKRCDLLFLDKNNKKLYVEVKLKVNDSAVGQLIRYDGLANNPDARFMLVGISFVAGLKEGLSKHGYEYKEINLDEVKENKENIAIYKKKVPRNKSKFENVDQLIQTFSPREQQIAKEIFEYAYGQEDVYYYLSDGIMIRRATRRYKFLSITTKGNRVLFHVPTKMRDFVFEKFKDKVKIYIPVDPRDKNQIDIELKDIISLESIKELINLAYEERE, encoded by the coding sequence TTGTTTACAATTGGTTTAAAAGCTGATAAATATCAAAAAGGATTGATGAAAATGAAAGAAGTCCAATTCCATGAAATATTAATTTCAAATCCAGACTTAATTGAAGAAGGCTGTGTCTTCTTGGAAAGTGAGGTTAATTTAAGCGGGAAAAGGTGTGACCTTTTATTTTTGGATAAAAATAATAAGAAGCTTTATGTTGAGGTTAAGTTAAAGGTTAATGATAGTGCGGTTGGGCAACTGATTCGATACGATGGTTTAGCTAATAACCCAGATGCCCGATTCATGTTGGTTGGAATTTCATTTGTGGCAGGACTGAAAGAAGGACTTTCAAAACATGGGTACGAATACAAGGAAATTAATCTTGACGAAGTGAAGGAAAACAAAGAAAACATTGCCATATATAAAAAGAAAGTACCGAGAAATAAGTCTAAGTTTGAGAATGTTGACCAATTAATTCAAACCTTTAGTCCAAGGGAACAGCAAATTGCTAAAGAAATTTTTGAGTATGCTTACGGTCAAGAAGATGTCTATTATTATCTATCTGACGGTATTATGATAAGACGAGCAACAAGACGTTATAAATTTTTATCAATTACAACAAAAGGAAATAGAGTATTGTTCCACGTACCTACTAAAATGAGAGACTTTGTTTTTGAAAAGTTTAAGGACAAGGTGAAGATTTATATTCCTGTTGACCCAAGAGACAAGAATCAGATTGATATAGAGTTAAAAGACATTATTTCACTGGAAAGTATTAAGGAGTTAATAAACCTTGCTTACGAAGAGCGGGAATAA
- a CDS encoding HNH endonuclease: MLISINSVPQLEPVKREREYNLYEVPIRDRAVYEYLFNSESHRWIDEHVIGLNPEESRGYQAMGILHFIGLKNVHKGIFSGKSIHEAINILEEQNFDFSLVIQCLYRLIYQRTTSRNLEEVIVDDIESEKAEEESYYTDGTVKEYYGKRYERNPENRKKAIEIHGLSCVACGFNFEEVYGERGKDFIEVHHVKPLSTIGEEVVIDPKEDLVPVCSNCHRIIHRRKDDVLTVKELRELIQRPSQKDCI; encoded by the coding sequence ATGTTAATTTCTATAAATAGTGTTCCACAACTTGAACCAGTGAAGAGGGAAAGGGAATATAATCTCTACGAAGTTCCTATTAGAGATAGAGCAGTCTATGAATATCTATTTAATTCAGAAAGCCATCGCTGGATTGATGAACATGTCATAGGTTTAAACCCAGAAGAAAGTCGTGGTTACCAAGCCATGGGAATATTACATTTTATTGGATTAAAAAATGTTCACAAAGGGATTTTCAGTGGTAAGAGCATTCATGAAGCTATTAATATACTAGAAGAACAGAATTTCGATTTTAGTTTAGTGATACAGTGTCTTTATAGGCTTATTTATCAAAGAACGACGAGCCGCAATTTGGAAGAAGTTATAGTCGATGATATTGAATCGGAAAAGGCTGAAGAAGAAAGTTATTATACTGATGGAACAGTTAAAGAGTATTATGGAAAGCGATATGAAAGGAATCCAGAAAATAGAAAAAAAGCTATTGAAATTCATGGTTTAAGTTGTGTTGCTTGTGGGTTCAATTTTGAAGAAGTTTATGGTGAGCGGGGTAAGGATTTCATCGAGGTACATCATGTTAAACCGTTAAGTACCATAGGTGAAGAGGTTGTTATTGACCCTAAGGAAGACCTTGTACCTGTTTGTTCGAACTGTCATAGGATAATACATAGAAGGAAAGATGATGTATTAACAGTTAAGGAGTTAAGGGAATTAATACAGAGACCATCTCAAAAGGATTGCATATAA
- a CDS encoding helix-turn-helix domain-containing protein: MFGAEYILKLFNSNPNQIAEDFQISKQSVYKWIKKGKIPSERVKQLSEKFGIPEEYFCKNLTKSDELKIQAIKLRNEDIGHDIEFINEDGELEHTILFENEQIALSLIDKSEHLDSIEKLYSGIKQLIKQDDDNFMYEGEPEYKSNLQILNSVTGILKSSTSDKKDVLGILIGIFDLDTIRMDNDMLLEFFPKEEVLRHIPYYKRAFAKDLIQLLLDHGIIKNVIFKNYLEEKS; the protein is encoded by the coding sequence ATGTTTGGTGCTGAATATATCTTAAAGTTATTTAATAGTAATCCAAATCAAATAGCTGAAGATTTCCAAATCAGTAAGCAAAGTGTCTATAAGTGGATTAAAAAGGGGAAAATCCCTTCTGAAAGGGTAAAACAATTGTCTGAAAAATTTGGAATACCAGAAGAATATTTTTGTAAAAATTTAACCAAATCGGACGAACTGAAAATTCAAGCGATTAAACTTCGAAATGAAGATATTGGGCATGATATTGAATTTATTAATGAGGATGGGGAATTAGAGCATACTATATTATTCGAAAATGAACAGATTGCACTCTCACTAATAGATAAAAGTGAACACTTAGATTCAATAGAGAAGCTTTATTCGGGAATAAAACAGTTAATTAAACAAGATGATGATAATTTCATGTATGAAGGTGAACCTGAATATAAAAGCAATTTACAAATATTGAATAGTGTTACAGGTATTTTAAAATCAAGTACTTCAGATAAAAAAGATGTTTTGGGAATTCTAATTGGAATTTTTGATTTAGATACTATTCGCATGGATAATGATATGCTTTTAGAATTCTTCCCAAAAGAGGAAGTACTTAGGCATATTCCTTACTATAAGAGGGCATTTGCGAAAGATTTAATTCAATTGCTTTTAGACCATGGAATTATTAAAAACGTAATATTTAAGAACTACCTAGAAGAAAAATCATGA
- a CDS encoding endonuclease NucS domain-containing protein encodes MTSYLIPYLDPKKNNGEEDPLFSEYTYGDKGNRGYILKNKVRKGDFLFFHTSIRNKRFITAFYEVEEVIDIQKARTDTTIKMKYRNPHLLSTNNNANEVIVFGNPVKSVVFYTPLEINKELLLELSIPFSPSPNQTELAALSSKFRNWFKLTDAQIKLLQQKVFTLQNQSYLKKKQLSSDEIRQLSEADIEQFLVDNPSVLGSDLIYLDRQYQFKDGKRLDLLLKNRRTNQLFIVEIKKGDIGPEVLKQIKGYLKRYEDEKKIKHVKGIIVCKGILSHFEDEVMKQLAKEKVQLFQYGWMFSIQKV; translated from the coding sequence ATGACTAGTTACCTAATACCATACTTAGACCCGAAGAAAAATAATGGAGAAGAAGACCCTTTATTTTCAGAATATACATATGGAGATAAAGGAAACAGAGGTTATATTTTAAAGAATAAAGTTAGAAAGGGAGATTTTCTGTTTTTTCATACAAGTATTAGAAATAAACGTTTTATCACGGCTTTTTATGAAGTAGAAGAAGTCATTGATATCCAAAAGGCAAGAACTGATACTACAATTAAAATGAAATATCGAAATCCTCATTTACTTAGCACAAATAATAATGCAAATGAAGTTATAGTGTTTGGAAATCCAGTTAAATCAGTAGTTTTTTATACTCCTTTGGAAATTAATAAAGAATTATTGCTGGAATTATCTATTCCATTTAGTCCCTCTCCAAACCAAACAGAATTGGCTGCGCTTTCATCGAAATTTAGGAATTGGTTTAAGTTAACCGATGCACAAATTAAATTGCTACAACAAAAAGTATTTACTTTGCAAAATCAGAGTTATCTAAAGAAAAAACAGCTTTCAAGTGATGAAATACGACAACTTAGCGAAGCAGATATTGAACAATTTCTGGTTGACAATCCTAGTGTCTTAGGTTCTGACCTTATTTATTTGGACAGGCAATATCAATTTAAAGATGGAAAAAGGTTAGATTTATTACTAAAAAATAGAAGAACAAATCAATTATTTATAGTTGAAATAAAAAAGGGTGATATAGGTCCAGAGGTCCTAAAACAAATTAAAGGATATTTAAAGAGGTATGAGGATGAGAAGAAAATCAAACACGTAAAAGGTATTATCGTATGTAAAGGGATTTTATCTCATTTTGAAGATGAAGTAATGAAGCAACTTGCTAAAGAAAAGGTGCAATTATTCCAATATGGTTGGATGTTCTCAATCCAAAAAGTTTAA
- a CDS encoding endonuclease/exonuclease/phosphatase family protein, whose amino-acid sequence MKLLTWNIRQGGSVKRIPRIVEQLSKHSPDVLLLTEYWEGEKGEEIKRLLRENGYEYMISSNGDIKQNSLLFASRYPFEVIPSFYKKDSNGQRWLEIRIPQYKLHITGVHIPTTNNDVQEKLEFWKEINAFAKEQGNSRTVIMGDYNTGLEEDTQGAPFVGPQYMQELVDLGWVDTWRYTHGSFSGYSWYSTKGNGFRIDHVFVAPVLKETILESYFSHQERLNGLSDHSILVVELQI is encoded by the coding sequence TTGAAGTTATTAACTTGGAATATAAGACAAGGCGGTTCAGTGAAGCGCATCCCGAGGATTGTAGAGCAACTAAGTAAACATTCACCAGATGTACTCCTATTAACAGAATACTGGGAAGGAGAAAAGGGGGAAGAGATTAAGCGATTACTAAGAGAAAATGGGTATGAATATATGATTTCTAGTAATGGCGATATAAAGCAAAATAGTCTACTATTTGCTTCTCGTTATCCCTTTGAAGTTATTCCATCCTTTTACAAGAAAGATAGCAATGGACAGCGCTGGTTAGAAATTAGAATACCCCAATATAAATTACATATTACTGGGGTCCATATTCCAACTACTAACAATGATGTACAAGAGAAGCTGGAATTTTGGAAAGAAATAAATGCCTTTGCAAAAGAACAGGGAAATTCTAGGACTGTTATAATGGGGGACTATAATACAGGACTAGAAGAAGATACACAAGGCGCTCCTTTTGTCGGACCACAGTATATGCAAGAATTAGTTGATTTAGGTTGGGTTGATACTTGGAGATATACACACGGCTCTTTTTCTGGTTACTCATGGTACAGCACGAAGGGAAATGGATTCCGAATTGACCATGTCTTTGTTGCACCAGTTTTAAAAGAAACCATACTTGAATCATATTTTTCACATCAAGAGCGTTTAAATGGTTTGTCAGACCATTCTATTTTAGTGGTAGAACTACAAATATAG